The Ziziphus jujuba cultivar Dongzao chromosome 1, ASM3175591v1 genome segment tcttattaatttgctttattttgcctaaaaaagccgaaactaggttttgttgaattctttcggtaatgcctacttttagctactgttttattgataagtttaattaaaacatatttgtgatctaattgttgtgttgagagtgttttaattagaactttgagataattctttgagtgaaaaaaggcaagagagtgtgagcttaaaagagggtaaaagccgaaactaatgtgcaaacacgagtgttgagaccttatttgagtgaaacacgtgagggagtgaatattgtgagaatttattttatttttgcagtattttaccaACATGGcaaattctagaataagaagaggagacacagtactgagaattaatgaagaggagttcgTAGGATTTCATgatgatccacgagctaccagGAGTGGTGAGCTAATGGAATTGAAAGCTATTTTGGAACAATTATagcgggtgagtgctcaagttgagcacatgaatcaaaggatgggaaggctagaagtttcccaaggaatgccgaacataagaaataggcaagaattccatgaaggtcgaggtcgaagACGAGGAGGCCATGAGAGattcgagagaggaatttgaggaggagaatttcggtggagactttgaggaagacatggacgaaacctttgctgtccgaGAGAAAGCTGGCCGTGGAAGTTATAGgaaggaagaaacagatgacaatcttagcaatatgaagatcaacatcccaccagtcatgggaaaaagtgatcccgagacATATttagagtgggaagaaaagatggagatgatattcgactgccataattattcgaagagtaagaaggtgaagttggcagcaatggagtttggccattatgcactccaatggtggacaaatgagccagacacccggaggagagttggtgataacttgatcacaacatggcgacaaatgaagggagccatgagaaaAAGATTTGTGCCGAGCCATTACCGTAgattgctacatcaaaggttacaatctttatctcaatgaaataggtccgtggaggattactacaaggagatggagatgctcatgatgagattgagcatgaatgaggatcgtgagtcaaccatggcaaggtttttgggtggattgaatcgtgatatagccaaccaagtggaactTCAACAATATCtcaaattggaggagatgcttcatgtggcaataaaaattgaaaaccaattcaagaggaggggtacaagttCACTGTTTGAAAGGGTTTCATACAGCGAGTGGACGAATCCAACTAATTAGAGGAACAATCCAATGTTCAAGCCAAAGATAAAACCGAATCAAGATGAAGGAAGTGTTACTCAGCCAAAGAAAGATAATCAAGCCGACCTTGTTCAAGCACACAAATCTGAAGGTAAATTTTATCTTAAGCCTTCAAGGGCTAGAGATATTGCTTGCTTTAAGTGCCAGAGtcgaggacatattgccaaccaatgcccaaatcatagaatcatggtgttgaaggataATAGAGAGTTGGAAtccgatagtgatgaagctgaacTTGAGGCCGAGCATGAAAAAGAAGAACTTGAAGAAGAAGCCGAGACACTACATGCAaccaatgccgaattaaacttggtttctaagAGAATGCTGGATACATACGAAGataaggatgaaattcaaagagacaacatcttccacacccaatgtgaaattcaaggtaacatatgtagtatgatcatagatagtgggagttgtgcaaatgtaactagtagcatggtagttgaaAAATTAGACTTAAAAACTATTATACATCCAGagccttatagattacaatagcttaatgatagtggtgagatgaaagttaataaacaagccaaagtaaaattcagtatagataaatatgtggatgatgtgttatgtgatgttgtgtctatgcatgctggtcatatattgttggggaggtcatggcaatttgataaagatgccatacattatgggagagagaactcTATTGTTTTTAAGATTAATGGCAAgtaggttaagctggagccattgaccccgaaggaggtttttagagaccaattacaattACAACAAATGAGGGAAGAGGAGAAGTTCAAGGAGAAGGCAAGTATGGTaccaacggttccaccatccaatcaagagggaaaagatgagcttgctgtccaaggtaagtcttctaatacccaggttgtgtggaaaaattttaataaaaccaagagtgagaaatttggtgcaaaagccgaaagtgcggaaggtgagatggccgtaagtgaaaaaggaaaatgaagaaaagaaaagaaaagaaaaattaaaatttttatcttagctttggtgatgttaataaagtaattatgaatacgAAATCATTGCTggccatgaattttaaagatacttatttaaatatgtctttattacatagaactttatctgtattgttgaaagctttacttagtggaaattcgaaaatttggaaaagattatttgctaactttaaagaaagtaatttttgttataatgagcatgtatttttagttgttgttgtgatagtgtttgatccaagagatttgcacctaagaaaggaaaggtttcccgagtaaaggaagtccaagcttatgctgcaTCGAGATGaaaatttgatttggtttgctgggtgagtataatgttcgtactacatttaatgttggtGACTTATCTCTTTTTGCTATAGATGAtgctcttgatttgaggacaaatccttttcaaaaggagaggaatgatgtgattctacCCATGCCCACACATCCATTCATATCTCGGAGGACATCCATACTTCGGAAGGCAACCATACCTCGGATACCTCAGAGGGCATCCATACGTCGGAGGACATCCACACCTCGGGAAGCATTTTACCCGGACAACAtcagtccatccatgtctcTGACAACACTGGTGTCATCCATGTCTCAGACAACATCAGTTCCTTTGGACATCAACTGCACATTcatacctcggacaacattccaactcggctatcaactatctcggacatctgactCTTGTTCAACTATTTCGGACATCTTACTCTTGTCCAACTATCTCGAACATCTGACTCTATTGGACAACATCAGCTATCTCGGCCAGTTGACACTATATAGTTCGGACACAAGCTAACTCGAATGAAAGGCATGTTCGGACACAAGCTCACTTGGATGGAAAACAAGCTCGATCATgcgttagctcggttgaagacataattcagtctagaggtcaaagtcaactcgttatctaatttgcgattgactttctttttttttcttttttgggtttttatttatttatttgctggacaaataagtttaggaaagtttttattttattattctgttcgtaaattaattaattcctaattgaaaataagaaaattaattaattagattaggaaaaggaaagattcgatcaagctagaactcttcattgtgtgatCGGTTTTTCCtaagatttttagggtttattttgtttctttcaaaatctatttaaagacttatttttcaataagaatacaactttgatttgattgagaaaatacttgtgagattaattatctctttgttctttgagaacaactaaaacatcattagagaattggttgttttagcttgacttatcaataggttttccatcccctattgtggcgtctacattataccaaggtttctaaccacaggttggttaggggttgagatcaattctattagaacttgaacttaattaagatccggactaatataatataggtttaaaaacagatcgtcctaggttcgtatcactcaACCTATCTTCCttcaatcaaaatcaaatccCTAGCCACTAGCTTCTGTAGCCTCCCCTTGCAGATTCGTCATTAATTTATCACCAAATTTTAATCTCATTTCTCATATCTACAATTTCGGTTCCTACCAAAACTGAACGATTCTCTTTAGAACTTACATATTGTATTTGTATCTATACCATCTTGGGATCAACATGTGTTTTTCTGTAGATGAGCCCAacccattttatttcttctaatCAATTACTGGCTTCTGGGTTGACTCCCAAACTAAAACCAATTTAGGGTAGTCATGGCCTCAGGCCCACTCCTACAAGGCTTTCATTTCATGTAGTAGAGTCCACCTAATACCAATTCAAGATGGTCACGGACGATGGACTCACGACTAGCTATCccattttccataatttttttaagcccGCAAGAAACAAACAGAAGACGTGGTTGACACTCAACAGATGGGTCGGTGTCTGAGTCTGACATAAGGCCCCTCATTCTGGGACCGGCTAACCACTGCCTGACACTGCCAACACCGCACAAGTTGGATGACATGCCCTTTCATAGTCACAAATATGGAAAAGAAACAAGCAGACACTAGCCAAATTGTCTCACCCCCTATCAATCATGAAGTAATATTGTACAAGAAAAAAATCCCTAGATTTCATCCTTCCAGTCTACTTTCACCAATTGCTTCATTCCACATCCATTCTACACATACATTCCACATTACCCAAATGTCAAATGTTTGCAAATACTAGCAAGCAATCCAATAAACtacagtaaaaataaaaatcggaCTACTAACAACTAAAGTACTCAAGGCCTTTGTTTGCCATTTAGCATCACTGACAATTGTTCTCACCTTGCCAGCTCCAAACAATGTCTTTAAGGGCAGCCCTCACGTCCTGTTCACAAAACTTAGTATACTCGAGCGTGTCTCCAGCAGACTTGGCCAACTCCACCACTACCAATTCTGGAGCCACCTCAAAAACCTCCATGGTCACCCCCAGTTTCCCTTTCCTTCCTTCTGATTTCCCCTGCAACTTCACCTTGAATTCCTTCTCACAGAACACTCTAAAATTCAGACTCTTAGCCACGGATCCAAGCTTAGCCATGATGGCTGAGGCTGAGCACTTGGAAGTGAATATAGAACCACGCCTCCTCTTGGTCTCAAACAAGTTGGACAAGTCGAAACCAGAAGACATGGAGGAAATGAACTCGAAGGCATTGAAAAATGGTGGTGATGACTGTGTCCTTCTCTGCTCCAATTCTACATCGTGATTACTCTCATCTTTCTCATTGATTTCTTCAACTGAAAACGCAACTGGTCTGGTGAATCCCAATTGAAACCAAGGATTTTCCAGTATATCAGCAATCGAGATCCTCTTATGTGGGTCAACAACCAAGAGCTTGGATATCAACGTCTTTGCGTTCCCAGAAAACCATGGAGGGAATTCATACTCACACTTGAAAACCTTCCTATACATCTTCATAACATTCTCATCTTGAAATGGTAAAGACCCAGCAAGCAAAACAAACAGAACAACACCACAGGACCAAATATCAGCCTTAGCTCCATCATACCCTTTCTTTCTCAAAACCTCTGGTGCCACATAAGCCGGAGTCCCACACCGCGTGTGCAGCAGACCGTCGTTCCAGACCTGCTCCGGCAACGCCGACAAGCCAAAGTCGGAAACTTTTAGATCCCCATTTTCGTCCAGAAGAAGGTTTTCGGGTTTTAGGTCTCGGTGAGAGACTCCTCGGCTGTGACAAAAATCGACGGCGCTAACCAGCTGCCGAAAATATTTTCTAGCAATATCCTCCTTGAGCTTCCCTTTGACAACTTTGGCGAACAATTCTCCACCTTTAACGTACTCCATTACGAAGAAGATCTTGGCTTTGTTTGCCATGACTTCTTTCAGCGCAACGATATTTGGGTGGTGAACCAACCGCATGACCGAGATTTCTCGCTTTATCTGCTCCATAAACCCGTCTTTCTTCAGCTTGTCTTTGTTCAGAACTTTAATGGCTACGCTCTCACCGGTGATTAGATTTTTGCCATAATAGACCTTAGCGAAAGTACCTTTACCCAGCAGCCGACCCGTCTCGTATTTTCCGAACAGAATGTTTCTCGGCGTGATGGAACTGTTGTTCTGCGGCGGCTCTACTACTAGCTCATCCATGactcaaaatatttttgaaagtcTGGATTAAGAGAAACCAGTTGTTGTTGGGATTCAATTCAGGCCGAGAAACATATTGAATATGTAGAGATTGGCAAATGACCCAGATGGGAAAAACTGGAAATTTTCCCGAGAAAAGGTGGGCATTGACATCTagaaatgaaaacaaattttgatgaaaaatcGTTTTTTTACCAGAAGAGGGTGGTGACCCAGATGAGAAAAATATGTGACTTTGAACAGAAGACTGTCTTAAAAGGCTGGCAAGTCTGACATAATAGTAACCAAAATaatagacagagagagagagagagagagagagagagttcaggGGCTAATAGTAAAGATGGAGTTTTTCGCTTTTCAGGACAATTTTGCAAGATGGACTAAAACGCTTTCTATGAGTGGCGCTTCGATGAAAACAAAGATGTAAAGTGGGAATTTGGagttaaaaaaatggaaataggTGGGGAAGAAGAAAACAGAGTAAGGCAGTAGCAGCGGGGAGTGTCGTGGGATTTGTCCTACTAACCACTGGAGGACATGGTTTTGGCTTTAAGGAATCTGGAAGAAGCACATAGAATAGAATTGAACTGTTTTACTAGAAATATCTAAGTTATCTAATAATTGTAGAAACTGTGCTAATTGGAGTGGCGAGACGTGGAAAGGTGGTGGGTCTAATCCATTTATaacattttggattttttttttttttttgggggtttttgtTAGATAAGGTGAAGCTTTGTTTCAAATGCAGTACTATTTCTGAGGAGAAAATATTGCAATGAGTCGATGACACGGTGGTACCAGCTCAGCTGGTATCTGCTTTGGCACATCCTCTACACAAAACTAAAAACCTTATCCATCTTTTTACAATCAGGCgtgacaaaaaattattttgaaaaataaaatcctgGTGTTATATTCAATGTAAAGTCCACTGATTTTAAacaagtttaaaaattaaaaagtgtttgattcaaatttaaaatgaatcttaagaatatttcatttagattttaacgaattctataaaaatttattaaaaattttttgtactcaattagaattttaaaaaaaatgaattataatttatttaaagagatttttagaataaaattatgaaaaacagATTAATGTGAAATTCTACTTCTATTTTAGAAACTTATTGAATTTTacaaaatacataataatttattaaaatttttaaaaattatattttcttttaaacctATTCAATTCCAAATTAAACACTagcatttgaatttcaaatttaaagcaATCTATTTCAATTTTAAGCGTCTAATTAAATACAAGTTACATGTAACTTCCAAAGCATCTTcatgtatatacacacacacatgttCAAATTGATACAAAATTTAGCTGTTTTGTATGCTTTCAATCATCCATCTTttcatatttaccaaaaaaaaatcatccatCTTGTCATTAAATACACAGAAGAAATAAAGCTTGGAGATAATTTACATTCCAGCCAACAGGACCCCCAGAAGGCACAATTGAATACATAGAAGAAATAAAGCTCGGAGATAATTTACATGGAATATTCCAGCCACCAGGCCACCCAGAGAGCacaattggatttttatattattatcatctttcttgaaaaaaagtattttctttttaaataatatctatatatatatatatatatatttttgaaaaatatgtgtATTCTTGAATGATGTGATCCAGTCCAGATAATGCTGACAATTAGTTTGTTGActgttttgttttggtttaaTCCTTTACGCTTTCTTTGGCAACACTTCAACCAGTTGAAAAACTTAGCCATTTTTAAATTATGGagtgtttggtaaaaaaaaatatatattaaaaaattcttaaaaattagttttttggaATTCACGGTATGTTTGGATAGAGATAAAGTTAGtagaaatctaatttttttagaaaagtgataatttttttttgtttgaatgttTATTGTAAGATGAAAAAATATGGATCCAGAAAATTAGATTTTCACTAATGTAGAAAAATATGTGAGAAAATTGTTCCCACATATATAAGTATCATTTTGAGAATTtcagaaaaattagttttaaaatttttttaaaatacatatttacctttaatttattatataatcttaaatttaattatttttaaatcccaATTTTCCTATTACTTACCAAACAaaccaagagaaaaattaattttcatgaaACTGAATCCCAGACAACTAAATTCCGAGACTCATTTTCCCTATCAACTTTGACATTTTCCAAACGGACCCTCAGTTTCttgaaaataagtttttttggaattctttttatagtgtttaattaattatagagGAAAATAtgacttataaataatttaaaaaaattatatattaaaattaaaagataaaattgtatttaaaaaatacgtAATTTTAGAATGATATGTGGATCCACTTTCCCTGTCAATTTTCTATATTAAgagatttattttccattgGGACCCATAAATTTCTtctcttaaaaattatccaaacaggaaaaaattttactttcctaaggaattttaaatttccactaacTTTACAACTATCTAAACACCCCATTAGTATTAATCATATTATATCATTATGAGATGTTgcgtaataataaaattagtggaaatctaaatttttttttaaaaataaaattttttcttatttagataatttttaaaaagaagaatttgtagctcagtagaaaataaatatcataatatGGAAAACTGAAATAGAAAGTGAATTCTCCTAAAaagatatcattttaaaattttctgaaaaattaattttacatattttttcaaatataattttactatttaattttaatatacaaatttatttaaaattacttttaagttctattttcttttataatcaactatactataaaaaaaatatctataagaAAATTCATTCTTGCTAAACTGAAtttgaaaactaattaaaattaatttcctttaatactttttattttaccaaatagatcattaatgtttttttaatccTATTACCCAAAGATCAACATTTACTCCAAAAactgttaaaaaagaaaaagaaaaaaaaacacacacacacacacacacacacacaaaaagaaaaatgaaaaactaacCAGGAAAATCAACATTCATACTTGATCCTGATCCTATCatgaggcaaaaaaaaaaaataataataataataataataattcagcCTCAAAGTGGACCCCTTTACAAAAGTTATGTGAGGTAGATGGAGTGGCAAATTGAAATGGTGGTTACGTTCTAGTCTAAAATTCTAATGCTTTAAGATAAAGCTAAGACGACAAATTAGGACCAAACATTTATCACCACTACTCTGGAAACACACgggcaaagaaaagaaaaaataatcaacACTACTAATCAATCATGTAAAATTTGGATAAGCACCAAGAAAATAATATCTTTTGCTTCATTGATCATTCTTCATTCATTTGAATTCGGTGTCATTTTTTCtcctaaaaaggaaaaaaaaaaaaaatccgggGTCAAGGTGTCATTGATTGTTACTTTTATTAACATTTGAGGTAGACTAACAGCGTATATAGAAGACTGGGAatgtaaaacatatataatgtcCTTTCTGTgcatttctttgaaatttataaGCATCTTTGCGACTGAATTTCTTCAACATTTGAGACATTTCTCCAAGCATCAAGAGGGAGGCCAGCAAAATCTAATGTCTTATTCCACGGCAGTACTCAATTTGTATGCTTGTTTTGAAGCACTCATGGGACGGCAAGCATGTGATATGTAAGCACAAACAGGCTTCAAACTTCAAACTTCTGCAGTGGTCTGGAATTTGAAGGTCAGTGGCTGCAAATAGTGCACTACTTGAACCTTCTTGTAGAGTAAACAGAAATGGTATCAAATTGAAAGCAAGTCGAACAATTTTCAGAAAATCTCTTGCCACATTCGTCCGAACACTTCCAGGCGATACACAAATTACGCTAATTCCTGCTTCAGCGGGCAATTTCTTATGGAGGATGCTGCAAAACATGACTTGTGCTAGCTTGCTAACAGAGTAAGCTTTTGAACTTGtaaattcttcttctttccgAGAAACGAAATTCATGTTGCTTGTGTCGATGGAGAAAAGAAATGCATGGTTGAATTCACATCGACGATTCTTCTTGGAGAGCCTTTAACAAGGGAAGGAAGAAGCAATGCAGGAGCAAGATGGTCAACCTGGAGGTGTGTTTCATATCCATATTAGGAAAACATAAGCGGCTCTCCGATTGAGAATATCCCTGCATTGTTGGTAAGGACTTGCAGTGGTCTTGAACTTGAATTCCAGGCTTCAGCAAATTCAAAAACAGAGTTTAGGGAGAGAAGATGGAGCTCCATGACCTCGATATCGAGCAGGGCTGTTCCGGTCCATTCGTTCTGCCATTTCTTGATTAAAGTATGAGCTGCAGATTGGTTTCTTATAGCCATTACAACATTTGCTCCTGACTCTGCTAGCTGCTTTGCTATTTCAAGTCCAATTCTACTGGTCTATGCAGGTGAAACAGTTCAGTGGAGGCAAAGGCAATGGATTTTTCAGATGCATTGCTGTGAGCTTTTGAGAAAGTATTTCGTAAACCAGAAAAAACCACCCTTTCAACCATTCTGTCCAGCCCAgttgttgttgttttctttCCCCGCATGAAGAAGATGATGGAGAAGAAATCATTACTAAAGTAGGATTGAAAAGTCAGCTTTTTATCCCTtgtgttttgaaaattttcatggcCGCTGATAAGATCTCTTTTAACTACTTGCCAAACCTATCGCCCAAATGCAACATCATTTTTGAACGAGTCTTTGTGTTTGTGTAAAAATCTATCTCATTTATCCTATCATTTTGCTATCCATTTAACACGTAGCATTAAgtttattaaaaggaaaaacctTTTGGAGTTGCATTAGAAATTACCATAtgcgatttttttttcttttttccccttat includes the following:
- the LOC107408981 gene encoding CBL-interacting serine/threonine-protein kinase 25; translated protein: MDELVVEPPQNNSSITPRNILFGKYETGRLLGKGTFAKVYYGKNLITGESVAIKVLNKDKLKKDGFMEQIKREISVMRLVHHPNIVALKEVMANKAKIFFVMEYVKGGELFAKVVKGKLKEDIARKYFRQLVSAVDFCHSRGVSHRDLKPENLLLDENGDLKVSDFGLSALPEQVWNDGLLHTRCGTPAYVAPEVLRKKGYDGAKADIWSCGVVLFVLLAGSLPFQDENVMKMYRKVFKCEYEFPPWFSGNAKTLISKLLVVDPHKRISIADILENPWFQLGFTRPVAFSVEEINEKDESNHDVELEQRRTQSSPPFFNAFEFISSMSSGFDLSNLFETKRRRGSIFTSKCSASAIMAKLGSVAKSLNFRVFCEKEFKVKLQGKSEGRKGKLGVTMEVFEVAPELVVVELAKSAGDTLEYTKFCEQDVRAALKDIVWSWQGENNCQ